A DNA window from Acomys russatus chromosome 7, mAcoRus1.1, whole genome shotgun sequence contains the following coding sequences:
- the Zscan2 gene encoding zinc finger and SCAN domain-containing protein 2: MAAEVPAVTTPLSPLARVPQEDEPAEVTTMILEDDSWVQEAVLQEDGPESEPFPQSAGKGSPQEEGAAGGPQGALVRFRELCRRWLRPELHTKEQMLTVLPREIQAWLREHRPESSEEAVALVEDLTQTFRNSDFEMQSENGENSNQDMFEDVGSREMLVNMPGGEGGRQSDGESDFERDCGSGGAHGNAPSEDHREVPSEGREVGQLIGLQGTYLGEKPYECPQCGKTFSRKSHLITHERTHTGEKYYKCDECGKSFSDGSNFSRHQTTHTGEKPYKCRDCGKSFSRSANLITHQRIHTGEKPFQCAECGKSFSRSPNLIAHQRTHTGEKPYSCPECGKSFGNRSSLNTHQGIHTGEKPYACKECGESFSYNSNLIRHQRIHTGEKPYKCTECGQKFSQSSALITHRRTHTGEKPYQCGECGKSFSRSSNLATHRRTHMVEKPYKCGVCGKSFSQSSSLIAHQGMHTGEKPYECLTCGESFSWSSNLIKHQRIHTGEKPYKCGQCGKCFSQRSQLVVHQRTHTGEKPYKCLMCGKSFSRGSILVMHRRAHLGDKPYRCPECGKGFSWNSVLIIHQRTHTGEKPYRCPECGKGFSNSSNFITHQRTHLKEKLY, from the exons ATGGCAGCGGAAGTTCCAGCGGTGACCACTCCCCTCAGCCCTTTGGCCCGGGTACCTCAAGAAGATGAACCAGCAGAAGTTACTACTATGATCCTGGAGGATGATTCGTGGGTACAGGAAGCAGTGCTGCAAGAGGATGGCCCAGAGTCTGAGCCCTTTCCCCAGAGTGCTGGAAAGGGCAGCCCACAGGAGGAGGGTGCAGCCGGGGGACCTCAGGGTGCACTTGTCCGATTTCGGGAGCTCTGTCGGCGCTGGCTGAGGCCAGAGCTGCACACTAAGGAGCAGATGCTAACTGTGCTGCCGAGGGAAATTCAGGCCTGGCTGCGAGAACATCGGCCTGAGAGCAGTGAGGAGGCAGTGGCCCTGGTGGAGGACTTGACCCAAACGTTTCGGAACAGTG atTTTGAGATGCAGAGTGAGAATGGGGAGAATTCAAATCAAGACATGTTTGAGGATGTGGGATCACGTGAGATGTTGGTGAACATGCCTGGAGGAGAGGGTGGTCGGCAGTCCGATGGGGAGAGTGACTTTGAGAGAGACTGTGGCTCCGGGGGCGCCCACGGAAATGCCCCAAGTGAGGACCACAGGGAGGTGCCATCTGAGGGAAGGGAAGTCGGCCAGCTAATAGGCCTGCAGGGCACCTACCTGGGGGAGAAGCCTTATGAATGTCCCCAGTGTGGGAAAACTTTTAGCCGGAAATCCCACCTCATCACCCACGAACGGacccacacaggagagaaataCTACAAATGTGATGAATGTGGGAAAAGCTTTAGCGATGGTTCAAATTTTAGTAGGCACCAAACgactcacacaggagagaaaccttacaaatgcagGGACTGCGGGAAGAGCTTTAGCCGGAGTGCGAACCTCATCACCCACCAGAGGATCCACACAGGGGAGAAGCCTTTCCAGTGTGCCGAGTGTGGCAAGAGCTTTAGCAGGAGCCCCAACCTCATCGCTCATCAGCGCACGCACACAGGTGAGAAGCCGTACTCCTGCCCGGAGTGTGGAAAGAGCTTTGGCAACCGCTCCAGCCTTAATACTCACCAGGgaattcacactggagaaaaaccctacGCGTGTAAGGAGTGCGGCGAAAGCTTCAGTTACAACTCCAACCTGATCAGACACCAGAGAATCCACACGGGAGAGAAACCGTACAAATGCACGGAGTGCGGGCAGAAGTTCAGCCAGAGCTCAGCGCTCATTACGCACCGGAGAACGCACACGGGCGAGAAGCCGTACCAGTGCGGCGAGTGCGGCAAGAGCTTCAGCCGCAGCTCCAACCTGGCCACTCACCGgcgcacccacatggtggagaagCCCTACAAGTGCGGGGTGTGCGGGAAGAGCTTCAGCCAGAGCTCCAGCCTGATCGCACACCAGGGCATGCACACGGGGGAGAAGCCCTACGAGTGCCTGACATGCGGCGAGAGCTTCAGCTGGAGCTCCAACCTCATCAAGCACCAGAGGAtccacaccggggagaagccgtACAAGTGCGGCCAGTGTGGGAAATGCTTCAGCCAGCGCTCGCAGCTGGTGGTGCACCAGCGGACCCACACGGGCGAGAAGCCCTACAAATGCCTCATGTGCGGCAAGAGCTTCAGCCGGGGCTCCATTCTGGTGATGCACCGGAGAGCCCACCTGGGAGACAAGCCTTACCGGTGTCCTGAGTGTGGGAAGGGCTTCAGCTGGAATTCGGTTCTCATAATACACCAGCGGACCCACACAGGCGAGAAGCCCTACAGATGCCCCGAGTGCGGCAAAGGCTTCAGCAACAGCTCCAACTTTATCACACACCAGAGGACTCACCTCAAAGAGAAGCTTTATTGA
- the Nmb gene encoding neuromedin-B — protein sequence MTRQARGSWLLRGVLLFALFAAGVAPFNWDLPEPRSRASKIRVHPRGNLWATGHFMGKKSLEPPSLSLVGTASPNTQRDQRLQLSHDLLRLLLLKKALGMNLGGPAAPVQVSPYRSQSQPQDGRIASQHGFRVGPPSQGSRAQRGIGQ from the exons ATGACCCGGCAGGCAAGGGGTTCTTGGCTGCTCCGCGGTGTCCTGCTCTTCGCGTTGTTTGCTGCCGGCGTCGCACCCTTCAACTGGGATCTCCCGGAGCCCCGGAGCCGAGCCAGCAAGATTCGAGTGCACCCTCGGGGCAACCTCTGGGCGACCG GTCACTTCATGGGCAAGAAGAGTCTGGAGCCCCCGAGCCTGTCACTGGTGGGGACAGCATCCCCCAACACCCAGAGGGACCAGAGACTGCAGCTGAGTCATGATCTGCTCAGGCTCCTCCTGCTAAAGAAAGCTCTAGGCATGAATCTCGGTGGTCCAGCTGCCCCAGTCCAGGTGAGCCCCTACCGCAGTCAGTCGCAGCCCCAGGATGGAAGAATTGCCAGCCAGCATGGGTTCAGGGTGGGACCACCTAGCCAGGGCTCCAGGGCTCAAAGGGGAATAGGTCAGTGA
- the Wdr73 gene encoding WD repeat-containing protein 73, whose product MELAEDWLVESLRLYQDFHAFDLSGATRVLEWIGEKGVFVAGYESLKRNEILHLLLPLRLSVKENQGLFPERDFKMRHGGFSDRSVFDLKHVPGTRLLVTSGLPGCHIQVWQIGEDNDVIEAVSTIDVQDKEESLWPRLSVFSSVAPGILHGARLSGLRTVDVESQKITYSSGTSDSEPLSSLQVLDADTFAFCGTSGRLGLVDTRQKWAPLETVSPSPGSGGERWCAEVRDGGQGPAPCIASLGSHGKLCLFDSRTLCQPVSSVQCPVSRSSPDPELLRVTWAPGLDNCVAISGFDGTVQIYNVTSWDGKRTQADPLFTHKGHIFLDGNEADSAPLVTTHTWHPCKPRTLLSAANDASLHVWDWVDLQASC is encoded by the exons ATGGAGCTCGCGGAGGACTGGCTAGTGGAGTCTTTGCGCTT GTACCAAGATTTTCATGCATTTGACCTCTCAGGAGCCACTCGAGTCCTTGAGTGGATTGGTGAAAAAG GAGTCTTTGTTGCTGGTTATGAAAGtttgaaaagaaatgagattCTTCATTTGCTATTACCTCTCAGACTCTCTGTAAAGGAAAACCAG GGCTTATTCCCAGAGAGGGATTTCAAAATGCGCCATGGAGGATTCTCAGACAGATCTGTCTTTGACCTAAAGCACGTGCCAGGTACCAG GTTGCTGGTGACAAGTGGCCTTCCAGGGTGTCACATACAGGTGTGGCAAATTGGAGAGGACAATG ATGTCATTGAAGCTGTCAGTACCATTGATGTGCAGGACAAAGAGGAGAGTCTCTGGCCTCGcctgtctgtcttctcctctgtGGCACCTGGAATCCTCCACGGGGCGCGGCTCAGTGGCCTGAGGACTGTGGATGTGGAATCCCAGAAGATCACTTACAGCTCAG GTACAAGTGACAGTGAGCCATTGAGCAGCCTTCAAGTCCTGGATGCAGACACCTTTGCTTTCTGTGGCACCTCAGGTCGGCTGGGGCTTGTGGACACccgccagaagtgggcaccattGGAGACTGTCAGCCCCAGCCCTGGCTCAGGTGGAGAGCGATGGTGTGCAGAGGTTAGGGATGGGGGCCAAGGCCCTGCACCCTGCATCGCCAGCCTTGGCTCTCATGGGAAGCTCTGCCTCTTTGACTCCCGGACTCTCTGTCAGCCTGTGAGCTCAGTCCAATGCCCAGTATCCAGATCCAGTCCTGACCCAGAGCTGCTGCGGGTGACCTGGGCTCCAGGCCTGGATAACTGCGTGGCTATTTCAG GCTTCGACGGGACAGTGCAGATCTATAATGTCACATCGTGGGATGGGAAGAGAACCCAAGCGGATCCCCTTTTCACTCACAAAGGCCACATCTTCCTGGATGGGAATGAGGCTGACTCCGCTCCCCTGGTCACCACCCACACCTGGCACCCTTGCAAACCCAGGACTTTGTTATCAGCAGCAAATGATGCCTCTCTGCATGTGTGGGACTGGGTGGACCTCCAGGCCTCTTGTTGA